Sequence from the Corallococcus sp. EGB genome:
CGGCTGAACGCGAAGGCGCCGCTCGCGGCATTGGTGCCCCTGTCAGGGATGATCGCCCGAGTGTTCCTGGGCGCGCTCCTGCCCACGTACTTCGCGGGTGAGCACGGCCTGCCATGGGGCGCCTGGATCATCGTTGGAGGGATGGCCCTGTCATTGCTCGCGGCCGGGCTCTACGAGGTCGCCACGACGAGCTACCGCGTGGTGGATGCCCAGCTGGAGATCCGCTCCGGCGTCTTCACGCGGACATCACGCTTCATCGAAGCCGCGCGGGTGCAGAACACAGAGGTGTTGCAGCCTTTCGTGTCGAAGCTGCTCGGGTTGGTGGAGGTCAAGGTGGAGACGGCGTCCGGGGGCAAGGCGGACGGCCATCTGCGCGGCCTGACACCGGAGGATGCGCAGGCGTTGATCCAGGCGCTCCAAGCGCTACGAGGCGAAGGCCCGGCGGCCCTGCCCGGCGCAGTGGTCCCGGAGGAACGCGTCCTCTCCGAAGCAAGTCTGGGAGGCCTGCTGCTCTACGGCGCGACCGCGCTGGGCGTGGGTGTGATCGCGGTCGTGATGGGCGCGATGCACGAAATCATCGAGACCTTCCACAAGCTGTTGCTGCCGTGGATGGAGGCACACTGGGACGCGGTGGCGGCGCCAGGCATGGGCTGGCTGGCCGCGACGGTGGCGGCGCTCGCGGGGCTGTTCGGCCTGTGGCTGGTGAGCGGAGCGCGAGCGGTGTTGCAGTTCCACGGCTTCCGGCTGGTGGACACGGGCACGCACCTGCGATCGGCGGGAGGGCTCATCACACGCCGACAGGTGACGGTGCGGAGGGCGCGCATCCAACAGGTGGTGCTGGATGAACCGCTCCTGCGCCGCACGCTGGGTTTTGGTTCGGTGGAGGTGGAGACAGCGGGAGTGCGCACGGGCAAGGAGGCATCGGACCGGGCAGAGCTCCTGGTGCCGGTGGTGCCCACGGCGCGCATGCCGGAGCTGCTACGGGAGTTCGTGCCGGAGCTGCCCGACGCCCACTCCACCCTGCCCTTCCAGCGGGCACATCCCAAGGCGCTCCTGCGAGCACGGATCCGCGCGGTGGGCCTGAGCGTCCTGATGGCGGCGCCCACGACCTGGTTCTTGGGAGCCTGGGGCGCGGTGGCGTGGCTCCTGCTGCCCGCGCAGTTGCTGGGAGCATGGTTCGACTGGCGCTTCCAGGGATGGACCGTCACGGACACGCTGGTGGTCGTGCGCCAGGGGTTCTGGCGCAGGCGCACGACGGTGGTGCAGCGCTCGCGCATCCAGTCCGTGCGCGCGAGACAGGGCCCGCTGGAGCGGGGCTACGGTATCGGGCACGTGCGCATCGACGTGGCGGGTTCGCACGTCCTCCTACCCAGTGTGGGCTGGGAGGAAGCGCAATCCCTCATCGACGTTCTTCCGGCCCGCCGGCCCACCCGTCGGGCAGTCCCTGCACCGCAACCGGACGCCCGGCTTCCCGCGTAGGCTGGGAGGGAGACCATGCATCATCCAGCAGGAATGCCCCTCCTGCCAGACGACGAGGCCTGATCCGCGTCAACTCCCGCGCCCAGCCAGCGCCTTCATCCAGATGACCACCGCCACTGCGCCCGCGTCGGGAACACCCTTCGCGCGGTCGCCCAGGTAGCTGGCCCGGCCCAGTCGCGGGGACATACTGGCGGTCGCCTCCGCCCCCTGCTCCGCGGCACGCGTCGCCTCTGCCCACGCCTCCCCCAGCGTCCTTCCCTCACGCACGACTCGCACGAGCACCGTCGCCGCCGGGTGCAGCGCATCCACCATCGTCCGGTCCCCAGGCTTCGCCCCGCCCAGCTCAGACACTGCCTCCACGCCCGCCTCGAACGCCTTCGCCCAGGCCAGCGCGTCCGCCGGTTTGTGCGCCAGGAATCGCGCTGCCCGCAGCAGCGCCGTCGCGTAGAACGGACCGGAGCTGCCACCAATACTCCGGCGCATCGCCTGCCCCAGCTCCGTCAACGCACCGGACGGCGTCGCCCACGCCTGCTCCGGCAACGCGCGGATCGCCGCCGCGCCGCGCGCCAGGCTCAAGCCCAGATCTCCATCCCCCGCCTTGCTGTCCAACTCCGTCAGCCGGGCCTCCGCCGCGTCCCATGCATCCGCCACCGCCAGCGCCGCCGCGCGCACCTGCGCCATCACCGGCTGCGGCTTCGGATGCCCCTCCACTGTCGGCAGCGCGCCGCGCGCGGACACCACCCGCCGCTGCATCACCACCTGCCCACGTCCCGGCCATGCCGGCGCCTCCGTCGGCGCGTCCAACCGCGCGAGCCGCGCGTCATCCACCTTCAACACCGTCAGCGAACACCCCGGCATCTCCAGCGCCGACAGGAACGTGCCCTGCCATGCACGCTCCACCTTCACGCCCCTCTCCACCAGGAACGCCAGCGCCCGGCGCGTCATGATGGCCAGCTCCATGGGCGGAGTGCCTCCCAGCCCGTTCACCATCAACGCCACGCGGTCACCCCGGACCACCTTCCGGTCCTCCACGATGGCCGACAGCAACGTGTCCACCAACACATCCGCGGGCTGCAACGCCACCCGGCGCACGCCCTGCTCGCCGTGGATGCCCAACCCCAACTCCACCTCGCCCTCCCCCAAGGTGAAGCCCGGCCTGCCCGCCGCCGGCACCGTGCACGGCCCCAGCGCCACGCCCATGCTGCCCAGCGCCGCCGCCGCCTCCGAGGCTTCGCGCGCCACCTCCGCCAGCGACGCGCCCGCCGCCGCAGCAGCGCCCGCGACCTTGTGCACCAGCACCACGCCGGCGATGCCCCGGCGCCGCTCGGGCTCCACCGTGTCGCGCAGCGCCACGTCGTCCGCCACCACCACCACTTCCGTGGGAATCCCCTCCGCCCGCGCCAGCTCCGCCGCGAGCCCGAAGTTGAGCCGGTCCCCCGTGTAGTTCTTCACGATGAGCAGCGCCCCCGCCGTCCCCGCCACCGCGCGGATCGCCGCCAGCACCGCGTCCGTGCTGGGCGACGTGAACACATCCCCCGCCACCGCCGCGTGCAGCATCCCCGTCCCCACGTAGCCCGCATGCGCCGGCTCGTGCCCGCTGCCCCCACCCGACAACACCGCCACCTTCCGCGCGCCCAGCGCCGCCGGCACGTCCGAGCGCACCACCACCGTCTCGCCCTCCAGCAACGCCTGGCCCGGCGCCAGCGCCACCAACCCCTCCAACATCTCCTGGACCACCGCGCGCGGCGCATTGACGAGCTTCTTCACCAGCGACTCCTTGGATGGAAACGAACGGCGGATGGACTGCGCTCGACATCCACCCTTTCGTCCCACCTGCAACCCGTCAAGCCGGACGAACGCCGCGAGCCCGCCGGGAGACGTTTGGGTCACAGAACCCGATTTCCCATTTGACTCCGGAAATTTTATGATGTTGATTCTCATTATCATTCGCTAAGTTACAACAAAACGACGCTGACCCCGCGTGAAACGCGCCGGGTCCCGGCGGAGCCTTGTCTTGCGTTGCCGGACCGGGCCTGGGTCGTCGTGTCTCTGGATTCAGGTGACTGTCTTGAGTGCTCCATCCCCTGCCTCGCACGAGCGCGCGCTGCTGTGGCTCCTCGCGGCGGTGCAGTTCACCCACGTCGTCGACTTCATGATGCTGATGCCGCTGGGGCCGCTGCTGATGCAGCGGCTGGCGCTGACGGCGACGCGCTTCGGAGCGCTGGTGTCCGCGTACACGCTCGCGTCCGCGGCCATGGGCGTGATGGGGGTGTTCTGGCTGGATCGCCTGGAGCGCAAGCGGACGCTGCTGCTGCTCTACGCGGGCTTCATCGCCGCCACGCTCCTGTGCGGCGCGGCCACCGGGACCACCGGCCTGCTCATCGCGCGCATCGTCGCTGGCGGCTGCGCGGGGCTGATGGGCGCCGTCGTCATCGCCATCGTCAGCGACACCGTGCCCGCGGAGCGCCGGGGCCAGGCCATCGGCACCGTGATGACGGCCTATGCACTGTCCGCGGTGGCGGGCGTGCCGCTGGGCCTGGGGCTCGCGAACATTGGCGGGTGGCGCTCGCCGTTCATCGTTCTCGCGGGACTCGCGAGCATCGTGTGGCTGCTGCTCCTGCGCTTCCTGCATCGCGTGGACGGGCACCTGGCCCAGGCGTCCGGCGCCACTTCACCCGCTGCGGGCTTCACGCCCCGGCTGGCGCTGGGCTGGGCCCTCACCTTCACGGTGGTCTTCGCCAGCTTCCTGCTTATCCCCTACCTGGGCGCCTTCATGGTGGGCAACGTGGGCCTTGCGCTCACGGACCTGCCTTGGGTGTACCTGGCGGGCGGCGCGGCCACCTTCGTGAGCTCGCGCTGGATTGGCCGCGTGGCGGACCGCGTGGGCCCCGCGCGGGCACTGGCCTTGCTGCTCCTCGCCACCATGGCGCCGCACCTGCTCTTCACCCACCTGCCGCCATCTCCGCTGCCGGTGGTGGCCGTCGTCTTCGTGTTCTTCATGACGCTCACCTCCGGCCGCGCCATCCCCACCATGGCCCTGGTCGCGTCGCAGGTGCCGCCAGCCCTCCGGGGCCGCTACCTCGCGGTCAACATGGCCGCCAGCGATGGCGCCTCCGGGCTCGCCGCGTGGATGGGGGGCCTGCTGCTCACCACCGCGCCGGATGGCTCGCTCATCGGCTTCGCGCAATTGGGCTGGGCGGCGGTGGCCATCTCCGCGCTCGCGCTCGGGCTCTTGTGGACCTACGTGGGCCGCGCCGTGCGGCTGGACGCCACGCCTGCCCCCTGACCTCCGCTTCACCCTCACCAGGACCCTTCCATGTCCCAGACAGCACCGCGTCACCCGTCCCTGCCCCGCCCCATCGTGGGTGAACTCAAGCTGGAGCGCTCCAACGAGCTGCTCGCCGAGGCCCGCAAGTGGGTCCCCGGCGTCACCCAGACGATGATGAAGAAGCCGGACCACTTCGCCCCCGGCGCCTTCCCTGTGTTCCTCACCAGGGGACAGGGCGCGCTGGTGGAGGACGCGGACGGTCAGGAGTACATCGACTACATCCAGGCGCTGGGCGCCAACATGCTCGGCCACAACCACCCGGCCGTCGCGGAGACCATCCGCAAGCACCTGGCGGAAGGCATCATCCACTCGCTGCCCACGCCGGTGGAGGTCTCCTCCGTGAAGGCGCTGGTGGAGGTGATCCCGGGAGCGGAGATGGCCCGCTTCTTCAAGACGGGCGCGGACGCCACCTCCGCCGCCGTGCGCCTGTCGCGCCACCTCACCGGCCGCGAACACATCGTCACCGTGGGCTACAACGGCTGGCACGACCACTTCATGTACGACACCCCGGGCGTGCCCCCGACGGTGGCGAAGCTCACCACCCGCCTGCCGCTCTTCACGCCCCCGGACGAGCCCGCGCTCATCGAGCACATCGAGAAGCACGGCGCCCAGCTGGCCTGCGTGCTGCTGGCCATCCCGTACAACCGCACCGTCACCCGCGAGTTCCTCCTCCAGGTGAAGGAGACCTGCGCGAAGCACGGCGTGATGTTCGTCCTGGATGAGGTCGTCACCGGCTTCCGCCTGGCCCTGGGCGGCGCGCAGCAGTTCTTCGACGTGCGCGCGGACTTCGTCACCCTGTCCAAAGGCATCGCCGCGGGCATGCCCCTGTCCGCCATCGCGGGCCCGGAGAAGTACCTCTCCCGCCTGAGCGAGCTGCAGGTGTCCACCACCTTCGGCGGCGAGATGCTCTCCCTGTCCGTGTGCGAGGCGGTCATCAACGAGTACCGCCGCACCAACCACGTCGAGCACATCGCCGCCATGGGCCGCCGCCTGCGCGACGGCGTCAACGCCCACGCGCGCGAGACGGGCTCCACCCTGGAGGTGGTCGGCTACGACGCCGTGCCCTTCTTCCGCTTCAGCAAGGTCATCCCCGAGCACATCGAGAAGATGATCCCCTTCCAGGCCGGCATGGCCCGCCGGGGCGTCATCCTCCGCCGTGACCTGAACTTCATCAGCGCGGTGCACACCGTGGAGCAGATCGATCACACCATCGCCGCCGCCGGCGAGGTGCTCCGCGAGACGGCCGCGCGCGCCAGGGCCAGTGCCGCCTGAGTTGAAACAATCTCTCAAGCACCGTCCGTGAAGCCAGACAGCGGGCGGGTCCATGCATCAGCCACCTTGACAGGAATTCACGGCCATGGCACTTCCCGGCCAGCAAATGAGAATGGTTCTCATTTTCATTCAAACAATCCAGGCGAGCGGTGGATGTCATCGACGACGGGACACGCGGTGGTGACGGGCGCCGCGCAAGGCATTGGCGCGGCGGTGGCGCGCAAGCTGGCGCGCACCATGCCCGTCGCGGCGTTCGACCAGAACGCCTCGGGATTGGAGCTGCTGGTGGCGGAGCTGCGCCAGCAGGGCCTGAAGGCCACCGCGTTCCCGGTGGACGTGCGCGACAAGGACGGCATCGAGGATGCCATCGCGTCCATCGAAGCGAAGCTGGGCCCCATCCAGGTGCTGGCCAACGTGGCCGGCATCCTGCGCATGGGCTCCGTGCTCACGCAGAGCGACGCGGACTGGATGTCCACCTTCGCGGTCAACACCCACGGCGTGTTCCATGTCTCACGCGCGGTGGCCAGGCACATGGTGCCGCGCCGCTCCGGCGCCATCGTGACGGTGGGCTCCAACGCGGCGGGCGTGCCGCGCATGGAGATGGCTGCCTATGCGGCCTCCAAGGCCGCCTCCACCATGTTCACCAAGTGTCTGGGATTGGAGCTGGCCCAGCACGGCATCCGCTGCAACATCGTGTCTCCCGGCTCCACCGACACCGCCATGCAGCGGGGCATGTGGACGGATGAGTCCGGCCGCGAGCGCGTCATCCAGGGCTCGCTGGACGGCTACCGCACCGGCATCCCGCTGCGCCGGATCGCCACGCCGGAGGACATCGCGGACGCGGTGGTGTTCCTCGCTTCCGACCAGGCCCGGCACATCACGATGCACGACCTGCGTATCGACGGCGGCGCCACGCTGGGCGTCTAGCGCGCCCGCGACGTCAGCCCCCCACTGAGTTCCCTCCTGGGATGGATGCCCATCCGTCCCCCCATCGCCCAGAGTTGAGAATGATTCCTGAAACCAAAATCATTGAGCGCCAGCCAGACGCACGGACGGTGGGCGCGGGAGCCATAGCGCGGGAGCCGGAGCAGGAGGCGCTCGCGGCGCGGCTGCTGGGCGACTACGACGCGGGGTCGTTCTTCTTCGCGTCCCCCAAGCGCACCATGCTCGCGCGCGGCGTGTTCGCCACGGTGCCGGACGCGGGCGGGGCGAGCTCGCTGGACGGCCTGCCGGAGCGCGTGGCCGCGGTGCTCGATGCCTCGCGGGACGCGGCGCATGACATCCCCGTGGCGGTGGGCGCGGTGCCGTTCGACGGCAAGGTGGCCGCGCACCTCGTGGTGCCAGTGACCCTTCAGCGCGCGGGGCCGGTGGTGTTCGACGGTGCCTCCGCCGCGCGGTCTCCCCTGGCCGGCCCGTACGCGCTGCGGCCCGTGCCGGAGCCCTCCGAGTACAAGGACGGCGTGGCGGCCGCGCTGAAGCTCATGCGGGAGGGCCCGCTGCGGAAGGTCGTGCTGTCGCGGTCGCTGCACGTGGACACGGCGGCGCCCGTGGACCTGCGGCAGCTGCTGCACAACCTGGCCCGGCGCAACCCGCATGGGTACACCTTCGCGGTGGACCTGCCGCAGCACGCGGACGCGGCCCCGGGCGCGGGACGGCGCACGCTCATCGGCGCGAGCCCGGAGCTGCTGGTGGCGCGCTCCGGTCTCCAGGTCCTGGCCAATCCGCTGGCGGGCTCCGCGGCGCGCAGCGCGGATCCGGTGGAGGACAACGCCCGGGCCACGCGCCTGATGGCGTCCCCCAAGGATTTGCACGAGCACGCGGTCGTCATCGACGCGGTGGCGGAGGCGCTGCGGCCCTTCTGCAAGACGCTGGACGTGCCCAAGCTGCCGTCGCTCGTGAGCACCCAGACGATGTGGCACCTGTCCAGCCGCATCACCGGCGAGCTGAAGGACCCGTCCATCACGTCGCTGACGCTGGCGCTGGCCATGCACCCCACCCCGGCGGTGTGCGGCCACCCGACGGCGCTCGCGCACGAGGCCATCGGGAACATCGAGCCGTTCCACCGCGGCTACTACACAGGCACCGTGGGCTGGTGCGACGCGAACGGCGACGGCCAGTGGGCCGTGACGATCCGCTGCGCGGAGGCGGACGAGCGCACCCTGCGGCTGTTCGCGGGCGCGGGCATCGTGGTGGGCTCCACGCCGGAAGCGGAGCTCGCGGAGACCGAGGCCAAGTTCCGCACCATGCTCCAGGCCATGGGCCTGGGCCTCGAGGTGCAGCCGTGAGCACCGCACGGGAACACCTGCCCGGCTGCCCCCCGTACCCGGAGGACTTCGCCCGACGCTATCGAGAGGCCGGCTACTGGCGCGGGGAGACCTTCGGACAGCTGCTGCGCGACCGCGCCCGCGAGTTCGGGACGCGCGTCGCGCTGGTGGGCGGCGCGCACCGCTGGACGTACGCGGAGCTGGACGCACGCGTGGATCGCATGGCCGCGGGCTTTCACGGGCTGGGCATCCGCTCGCGCGACCGCGTGGTGGTGCAGCTGCCCAACGTGCCGGACTTCTACGAGGTCATCTTCGCGCTGTTCCGCCTGGGCGCGCTGCCGGTGTTCGCGCTGCCGGCGCACCGCGCGTCGGAGATCGGCTACTTCTGCGAGTTCACCGAGGCCGTGGCGTACGTCATCCCGGACCGCTTTGGCGGCTTCGACTACCGGGGACTCGCGGACCAGGTGAAGGCCGCGACGCCCACGCTGAAGCACGTGCTGGTGCTGGGCGACGCGGGGCACCACACCGCGCTCACCTCCGTGCCCTCGGAGCGCATGGCGCTGGAGGGCCCGTCGCCTTCGGACGTGGCGTTCTTCCAGCTCTCCGGTGGCAGCACCGGCGTGCCCAAGCTGATTCCGCGCACGCACGACGACTACATCTACAGCCTGCGCGCCAGCGTGGACGTGTGCCGGTTCACCCCGGAGACGGTCTACCTGTGCGCGCTGCCGGCGGCGCACAACTTCCCGATGTCCTCCCCGGGCGTGCTGGGCACGTTCTACGCGGGAGGCACGGCGGTCATGGCGCTCAATCCCAGCCCGGATGTGGCCTTCCCGCTCATCGAGCGCGAGCGCGTCACCGTCACGGCGCTGGTGCCGCCCCTGACCATGGTGTGGCTGGACTCGTCGCTGGCGAAGAAGCATGACCTGTCCAGCCTGAAGGTCCTCCAGGTGGGCGGCGCCCGGCTGAGCGACGAGGCCGCCGCGCGCGTGCGCCCCACGCTGGGCTGTGGACTCCAGCAGGTCTTCGGCATGGCCGAGGGCCTGGTGAACTACACGCGGCTGGACGACCCGGAGACGCGCATCGGCACCACGCA
This genomic interval carries:
- the dhbC gene encoding isochorismate synthase DhbC, whose translation is MIPETKIIERQPDARTVGAGAIAREPEQEALAARLLGDYDAGSFFFASPKRTMLARGVFATVPDAGGASSLDGLPERVAAVLDASRDAAHDIPVAVGAVPFDGKVAAHLVVPVTLQRAGPVVFDGASAARSPLAGPYALRPVPEPSEYKDGVAAALKLMREGPLRKVVLSRSLHVDTAAPVDLRQLLHNLARRNPHGYTFAVDLPQHADAAPGAGRRTLIGASPELLVARSGLQVLANPLAGSAARSADPVEDNARATRLMASPKDLHEHAVVIDAVAEALRPFCKTLDVPKLPSLVSTQTMWHLSSRITGELKDPSITSLTLALAMHPTPAVCGHPTALAHEAIGNIEPFHRGYYTGTVGWCDANGDGQWAVTIRCAEADERTLRLFAGAGIVVGSTPEAELAETEAKFRTMLQAMGLGLEVQP
- a CDS encoding dihydroxyacetone kinase family protein; its protein translation is MKKLVNAPRAVVQEMLEGLVALAPGQALLEGETVVVRSDVPAALGARKVAVLSGGGSGHEPAHAGYVGTGMLHAAVAGDVFTSPSTDAVLAAIRAVAGTAGALLIVKNYTGDRLNFGLAAELARAEGIPTEVVVVADDVALRDTVEPERRRGIAGVVLVHKVAGAAAAAGASLAEVAREASEAAAALGSMGVALGPCTVPAAGRPGFTLGEGEVELGLGIHGEQGVRRVALQPADVLVDTLLSAIVEDRKVVRGDRVALMVNGLGGTPPMELAIMTRRALAFLVERGVKVERAWQGTFLSALEMPGCSLTVLKVDDARLARLDAPTEAPAWPGRGQVVMQRRVVSARGALPTVEGHPKPQPVMAQVRAAALAVADAWDAAEARLTELDSKAGDGDLGLSLARGAAAIRALPEQAWATPSGALTELGQAMRRSIGGSSGPFYATALLRAARFLAHKPADALAWAKAFEAGVEAVSELGGAKPGDRTMVDALHPAATVLVRVVREGRTLGEAWAEATRAAEQGAEATASMSPRLGRASYLGDRAKGVPDAGAVAVVIWMKALAGRGS
- the mxcK gene encoding myxochelin export MFS transporter MxcK, whose protein sequence is MTVLSAPSPASHERALLWLLAAVQFTHVVDFMMLMPLGPLLMQRLALTATRFGALVSAYTLASAAMGVMGVFWLDRLERKRTLLLLYAGFIAATLLCGAATGTTGLLIARIVAGGCAGLMGAVVIAIVSDTVPAERRGQAIGTVMTAYALSAVAGVPLGLGLANIGGWRSPFIVLAGLASIVWLLLLRFLHRVDGHLAQASGATSPAAGFTPRLALGWALTFTVVFASFLLIPYLGAFMVGNVGLALTDLPWVYLAGGAATFVSSRWIGRVADRVGPARALALLLLATMAPHLLFTHLPPSPLPVVAVVFVFFMTLTSGRAIPTMALVASQVPPALRGRYLAVNMAASDGASGLAAWMGGLLLTTAPDGSLIGFAQLGWAAVAISALALGLLWTYVGRAVRLDATPAP
- a CDS encoding 2,3-dihydro-2,3-dihydroxybenzoate dehydrogenase yields the protein MSSTTGHAVVTGAAQGIGAAVARKLARTMPVAAFDQNASGLELLVAELRQQGLKATAFPVDVRDKDGIEDAIASIEAKLGPIQVLANVAGILRMGSVLTQSDADWMSTFAVNTHGVFHVSRAVARHMVPRRSGAIVTVGSNAAGVPRMEMAAYAASKAASTMFTKCLGLELAQHGIRCNIVSPGSTDTAMQRGMWTDESGRERVIQGSLDGYRTGIPLRRIATPEDIADAVVFLASDQARHITMHDLRIDGGATLGV
- a CDS encoding (2,3-dihydroxybenzoyl)adenylate synthase codes for the protein MSTAREHLPGCPPYPEDFARRYREAGYWRGETFGQLLRDRAREFGTRVALVGGAHRWTYAELDARVDRMAAGFHGLGIRSRDRVVVQLPNVPDFYEVIFALFRLGALPVFALPAHRASEIGYFCEFTEAVAYVIPDRFGGFDYRGLADQVKAATPTLKHVLVLGDAGHHTALTSVPSERMALEGPSPSDVAFFQLSGGSTGVPKLIPRTHDDYIYSLRASVDVCRFTPETVYLCALPAAHNFPMSSPGVLGTFYAGGTAVMALNPSPDVAFPLIERERVTVTALVPPLTMVWLDSSLAKKHDLSSLKVLQVGGARLSDEAAARVRPTLGCGLQQVFGMAEGLVNYTRLDDPETRIGTTQGRPMSDADELRVVDDDDVPVPPGETGHLLTRGPYTIRGYYKADAHNAKAFTPDGFYRTGDLVRLTPEGDLVVEGRAKDQINRGGDKVAAEEVENHLLAHPSVSDAAVVAIPDKFLGERTCAVVIPRGEAPAPSALNAFLRSRGLASFKIPDRIEFVASFPQTGVGKVSKKALRDSLRQSLSTPSP
- the mxcL gene encoding myxochelin B biosynthesis transaminase MxcL; this translates as MSQTAPRHPSLPRPIVGELKLERSNELLAEARKWVPGVTQTMMKKPDHFAPGAFPVFLTRGQGALVEDADGQEYIDYIQALGANMLGHNHPAVAETIRKHLAEGIIHSLPTPVEVSSVKALVEVIPGAEMARFFKTGADATSAAVRLSRHLTGREHIVTVGYNGWHDHFMYDTPGVPPTVAKLTTRLPLFTPPDEPALIEHIEKHGAQLACVLLAIPYNRTVTREFLLQVKETCAKHGVMFVLDEVVTGFRLALGGAQQFFDVRADFVTLSKGIAAGMPLSAIAGPEKYLSRLSELQVSTTFGGEMLSLSVCEAVINEYRRTNHVEHIAAMGRRLRDGVNAHARETGSTLEVVGYDAVPFFRFSKVIPEHIEKMIPFQAGMARRGVILRRDLNFISAVHTVEQIDHTIAAAGEVLRETAARARASAA
- a CDS encoding PH domain-containing protein — protein: MSSEPVAMATPEEVPWRRLNAKAPLAALVPLSGMIARVFLGALLPTYFAGEHGLPWGAWIIVGGMALSLLAAGLYEVATTSYRVVDAQLEIRSGVFTRTSRFIEAARVQNTEVLQPFVSKLLGLVEVKVETASGGKADGHLRGLTPEDAQALIQALQALRGEGPAALPGAVVPEERVLSEASLGGLLLYGATALGVGVIAVVMGAMHEIIETFHKLLLPWMEAHWDAVAAPGMGWLAATVAALAGLFGLWLVSGARAVLQFHGFRLVDTGTHLRSAGGLITRRQVTVRRARIQQVVLDEPLLRRTLGFGSVEVETAGVRTGKEASDRAELLVPVVPTARMPELLREFVPELPDAHSTLPFQRAHPKALLRARIRAVGLSVLMAAPTTWFLGAWGAVAWLLLPAQLLGAWFDWRFQGWTVTDTLVVVRQGFWRRRTTVVQRSRIQSVRARQGPLERGYGIGHVRIDVAGSHVLLPSVGWEEAQSLIDVLPARRPTRRAVPAPQPDARLPA